Proteins encoded by one window of Channa argus isolate prfri chromosome 1, Channa argus male v1.0, whole genome shotgun sequence:
- the cxcl12a gene encoding chemokine (C-X-C motif) ligand 12a (stromal cell-derived factor 1): protein MDVKLLAVVTALMVLTYAPPSQAKPLSLIERCYCRSTINTLPKAYIKELRFLHTPNCQFQVIAKLKSNKEVCLNPDIRWLQQYLKNAINKMKNLKQGN from the exons ATGGATGTAAAGCTGCTTGCAGTCGTGACTGCACTCATGGTGTTGACCTATGCGCCTCCATCACAAG CGAAGCCCCTCAGTCTGATCGAGAGATGCTACTGCCGCTCAACAATCAACACCCTCCCAAAGGCCTACATCAAAGAGCTCAGGTTCCTCCACACACCTAACTGCCAATTCCAAGTGAT tgcaAAGCTGAAGTCAAACAAGGAAGTGTGTTTGAACCCAGACATCCGTTGGCTGCAGCAGTACCTGAAGAACGCTATCAACAA GATGAAGAATTTGAAACAGGGCAACTAA